Proteins encoded within one genomic window of Gloeobacter kilaueensis JS1:
- a CDS encoding c-type heme family protein, translating to MARTHRLGNIFNRILLLIFGGAIVACAAIFSLVLQRNAEAELASKALLFLDSMNAVRNYTSNQVKPLLEPQLGEQFLPQAIAAYSARSVFESLHAKKEYADLTYKQATLNPFNPANQADGFEADLLERFRTEPANKQLSGFHTREGAEVFYVARPLVVTQPSCLACHGDPQKAPASLIDRYGSEHGFGWKLGQTVGVHIVSVPAGVPIATARQSFFWFIGIAAVVLAAVIVAINLLLKRTVLRPLSQMTAAAEQISKGRLDFEMESTASFEMKALAAAFERMKRSVVRSMRLLQSVHYDRGRALLAAGDLDGAIQELYNVLNVDPDCVAARVDLARALVRQGRSQEAIAQYNEALRLAPEDPHIHLELGALLLEQGEQAVGLNSRS from the coding sequence ATGGCCAGAACGCACAGGCTGGGAAATATCTTCAACCGTATTTTGCTGCTCATCTTTGGTGGGGCGATCGTCGCCTGCGCTGCGATCTTCTCGCTGGTGCTGCAGCGCAACGCGGAGGCAGAACTCGCCTCGAAGGCGCTGTTGTTTCTTGACAGCATGAACGCGGTGCGCAACTACACCAGCAACCAGGTCAAGCCCCTGCTGGAGCCGCAACTGGGCGAGCAGTTTTTGCCCCAGGCGATCGCTGCCTACTCTGCCCGCTCGGTCTTCGAGAGTCTGCACGCCAAAAAAGAGTACGCTGACCTCACCTACAAGCAGGCGACCCTCAACCCCTTCAACCCGGCCAACCAGGCCGACGGCTTTGAGGCGGATCTGCTTGAGCGCTTTCGCACCGAGCCCGCGAACAAGCAGCTGAGCGGTTTTCATACCCGCGAGGGCGCAGAAGTTTTTTATGTCGCCCGGCCCCTGGTAGTGACCCAGCCGTCCTGCCTTGCCTGCCACGGCGACCCGCAAAAGGCACCGGCGAGTCTGATCGACCGCTACGGCAGCGAGCACGGCTTTGGCTGGAAGCTGGGCCAGACAGTCGGGGTGCATATCGTCTCGGTTCCAGCTGGGGTACCGATCGCCACGGCCCGCCAGTCCTTTTTCTGGTTCATCGGGATCGCGGCGGTCGTGCTGGCGGCGGTGATAGTGGCGATCAACCTGCTGCTGAAGCGCACGGTCCTCCGGCCCCTGAGCCAGATGACGGCGGCAGCCGAGCAGATCAGCAAGGGCAGGCTCGACTTTGAAATGGAGAGCACCGCCAGCTTCGAGATGAAGGCGCTGGCGGCGGCCTTCGAGCGGATGAAGCGCAGCGTCGTGCGCAGTATGCGCCTTTTGCAGTCGGTCCACTACGACCGGGGCCGGGCGCTGCTGGCGGCGGGCGACCTCGACGGAGCAATTCAGGAGCTGTACAACGTATTGAACGTCGATCCTGACTGCGTTGCGGCGCGGGTGGACCTGGCTCGTGCCCTGGTCCGCCAGGGCCGTTCACAAGAGGCGATCGCGCAGTACAACGAGGCGCTGCGGCTGGCCCCCGAAGATCCCCACATTCATCTGGAGTTGGGAGCCTTGCTGCTGGAGCAGGGCGAGCAGGCGGTCGGCCTCAATTCGCGCTCTTAG
- a CDS encoding homocysteine biosynthesis protein, with the protein MTAAEIKAALKSADVEAVAAEVDVITAGTFEPMESSGAILNLGHTDPPIRLARATLNGVEAYCGFGAVDLYLGAAQPGESLDYGGGHVIADLVAERTVRLRATGWPADCYPRRDFESLIRLDTINQAYLFNPRNVYQNFIVGVNGGDRPLHTYLGTLQPRLGNAVYACPGALSPLLNDPLLRSVGIGTRIFLGGGTGYIAWEGTQHFPLQKRLPNGTPVGPAATLALIGDLKQMDPAWVRGCRFYQYGPSLMLGVGIPLPVFDVAVVAAAGIDDSEIVAPVIDFAIPRRVRPTFGLVSYAQLKSGQITIAGQKVRTAPLASLALSQQVAQTLKQWIAAGRFLLTEPVAALPEERPLLAQEQQLLR; encoded by the coding sequence ATGACGGCGGCTGAAATCAAAGCAGCGCTCAAAAGCGCCGACGTCGAGGCGGTGGCCGCCGAAGTCGATGTGATCACTGCCGGCACCTTCGAGCCGATGGAATCTTCCGGGGCCATCCTCAACCTGGGCCACACCGATCCGCCGATTCGCCTGGCGCGGGCCACCTTGAACGGCGTCGAAGCCTACTGCGGCTTTGGAGCAGTCGATCTGTACCTGGGGGCGGCCCAGCCGGGAGAAAGCCTCGACTACGGCGGCGGCCACGTCATCGCCGATCTGGTGGCAGAACGGACAGTGCGGCTGCGGGCGACGGGCTGGCCCGCCGACTGCTACCCGCGCCGCGACTTCGAGAGCCTGATCCGCCTGGATACGATCAACCAGGCGTATCTTTTTAATCCGCGCAACGTCTATCAGAATTTTATCGTCGGCGTCAACGGCGGCGATCGGCCCCTGCACACCTACCTGGGCACCCTCCAGCCCAGGCTCGGCAACGCCGTCTACGCCTGCCCCGGTGCCCTCAGCCCGCTGCTCAACGATCCGCTCTTGCGCTCGGTGGGCATCGGCACCCGCATCTTCTTGGGAGGCGGCACCGGCTACATCGCCTGGGAAGGAACCCAGCACTTTCCGCTGCAAAAGCGTTTGCCCAACGGTACGCCGGTCGGTCCTGCCGCCACCCTCGCCCTCATCGGCGATCTCAAGCAGATGGATCCGGCCTGGGTGCGCGGTTGCCGCTTTTACCAGTACGGCCCTTCGCTGATGCTGGGTGTCGGTATTCCCCTGCCGGTCTTTGATGTGGCCGTCGTCGCCGCTGCCGGTATCGACGACAGCGAGATCGTCGCCCCGGTCATCGACTTTGCCATTCCCCGCCGCGTGCGGCCCACCTTTGGTCTGGTCAGCTACGCCCAACTTAAAAGTGGCCAGATCACGATCGCCGGTCAAAAAGTGCGCACCGCACCCCTCGCGAGCCTGGCGCTCTCGCAGCAGGTGGCCCAGACTCTCAAGCAGTGGATTGCGGCGGGCCGCTTTTTACTGACAGAACCGGTGGCCGCCCTGCCGGAGGAACGGCCTCTGCTGGCGCAGGAGCAGCAACTGCTGCGCTGA
- a CDS encoding PstS family phosphate ABC transporter substrate-binding protein: protein MLSAFKSCIQLAVASGCRLNLVLALVVGIGWLVGGAVEAAPAARAARTPDIALVASVAAVEDVPVGQFRYGGSTAFAPLRSGGLMQAIERSHPGFALRYSEPPGGHEPGSAAGIAMLLAGQISLAQASRPLAPEERARAETAGFALRQVPVAIDAIAFFVHPDLPIAGLSLDQLQAIFAGRLRNWSQVGGPNLAIVPVSQAPRAADLVERLLLKGDSRLGRSVRLTRDITELIRQVATQKGAIGFASAAEVLPQRSVRLIALGRSHSQQYVLPFDAAAPGRLNREAVRSGTYPLTRLLSVVIRKDGSLAEKAGIAYANLLLSSEGQRWIEKTGFVGVR, encoded by the coding sequence GTGCTCTCAGCTTTCAAAAGCTGTATCCAGCTCGCTGTTGCCTCCGGTTGCCGGCTCAATCTGGTCCTGGCTCTGGTCGTCGGCATCGGGTGGCTGGTGGGCGGGGCGGTAGAGGCGGCCCCGGCGGCGCGGGCGGCGCGCACGCCCGATATTGCCCTTGTTGCTTCGGTGGCGGCGGTCGAAGACGTCCCGGTGGGGCAGTTTCGCTACGGCGGCTCCACCGCCTTCGCCCCACTGCGCAGCGGTGGCCTGATGCAGGCGATCGAGCGGTCCCATCCTGGCTTTGCGCTGCGCTACAGCGAGCCCCCCGGCGGCCATGAACCCGGCTCCGCTGCGGGGATCGCGATGCTGCTTGCCGGTCAGATCAGTCTCGCTCAGGCTTCCCGGCCCCTCGCCCCCGAGGAGCGCGCCCGTGCCGAGACCGCTGGTTTTGCCCTGAGGCAGGTGCCGGTGGCGATCGACGCGATCGCTTTTTTTGTCCACCCGGACCTGCCCATCGCCGGTCTGTCGCTCGATCAGTTGCAGGCAATCTTCGCCGGTCGCCTGCGCAACTGGTCCCAGGTGGGCGGGCCGAACCTGGCGATTGTGCCCGTCAGCCAGGCTCCCCGCGCCGCCGATCTAGTAGAACGGTTGCTGCTAAAAGGCGATAGCCGTCTGGGCCGCAGCGTCCGCCTCACCCGCGACATCACCGAACTTATCCGTCAGGTTGCCACCCAAAAAGGTGCCATCGGCTTTGCCAGTGCCGCCGAAGTGCTCCCCCAGCGCTCCGTGCGGCTGATTGCTCTGGGGCGCTCCCACTCGCAGCAGTACGTGCTGCCTTTTGATGCCGCAGCACCGGGTCGGCTTAACCGCGAGGCCGTGCGCAGCGGTACCTATCCCCTCACCCGGTTGCTGTCCGTCGTCATCCGCAAGGACGGCAGCCTCGCGGAGAAGGCGGGCATCGCCTACGCCAATCTGCTGCTGTCGAGCGAGGGACAGCGATGGATCGAAAAAACCGGTTTTGTCGGGGTTCGCTAA